The following proteins are encoded in a genomic region of Xenopus laevis strain J_2021 chromosome 3L, Xenopus_laevis_v10.1, whole genome shotgun sequence:
- the LOC108711635 gene encoding nodal homolog 2-A-like yields the protein MAVLGFILSFTILSLGHGMPTLLHTLESRFPLQGSIQRLEPSPVLHGKRLPHDMKYPVYMMHMYQNLMSGKFKDLSIRGEPVLQESDTVLSLIAKGCTQVDNRWTLSFDMSSVSISSELRLAELRIHLPSFQRSKNVTLDIYHTKDNLKRIFLGSVAIDSHITPVSSWKVFNLTPMLHHYLYQKGRLSNEQYTEIKATSHEEQKVSCNGLLSERIMLVVFSTDRLSSKLTGSPSLIETVESSKYIITEANTRDTGRRRHRRNRYTLDSIIRSGFYSRPVGDGKTLCKRVDMIVDFEKIGWGDLIIYPKRFNAYRCEGSCPIPLDENFKPTNHAYIKSLVNLFDPERVECPSCVPVKMRPLSMLMYEGDEIVLKHHEDMIVEECGCY from the exons ATGGCTGTGCTAGGCTTTATCTTATCTTTCACCATCCTTTCACTAGGGCATGGGATGCCCACTCTTCTTCACACATTGGAGTCCAGATTTCCATTACAAGGATCAATCCAGAGACTGGAACCTTCACCTGTTCTTCATGGAAAAAGACTCCCCCATGATATGAAATATCCAGTCTACATGATGCACATGTACCAGAATCTCATGTCAGGGAAATTTAAAGATTTGTCCATTCGTGGTGAACCTGTCCTTCAGGAATCTGACACAGTTTTGAGCCTCATTGCAAaag gATGCACCCAAGTGGATAACCGGTGGACATTATCTTTCGACATGTCTTCAGTCTCCATTAGCAGTGAGTTAAGGCTGGCGGAGCTGAGAATCCATTTGCCTTCTTTTCAGAGGTCCAAGAATGTGACACTAGATATCTACCACACCAAGGACAATCTGAAGAGGATCTTCCTAGGGTCAGTGGCCATAGATTCCCATATTACTCCAGTCTCCTCCTGGAAAGTCTTTAACTTGACACCGATGCTGCACCACTACCTCTATCAAAAAGGGAGATTATCCAATGAGCAATACACAGAGATCAAGGCAACTTCACATGAAGAACAGAAGGTTAGTTGCAATGGTCTCCTATCTGAAAGAATCATGTTGGTGGTATTTTCTACAGATAGACTCTCTTCCAAACTCACTGGTTCCCCCAGTCTTATTGAAACAGTCGAGTCCTCAAAGTATATCATAACAGAggcaaacaccagagacacaggCAGGAGGCGACACAGGAGAAACCGTTATACTCTTGACAGTATTATAAGAAGCGGCTTTTATTCTCGGCCTGTGGGAGATGGTAAAACCCTGTGTAAGAGAGTAGACATGATTGTGGACTTTGAGAAAATTGGTTGGGGTGACTTAATTATTTACCCTAAGAGATTCAATGCTTATCGATGTGAAGGATCCTGCCCGATTCCACTGGATGAGAACTTCAAGCCAACAAACCACGCCTACATTAAG AGTTTGGTTAACCTCTTTGATCCTGAAAGAGTAGAATGTCCATCATGTGTACCAGTGAAGATGAGGCCTCTGTCAATGCTCATGTACGAAGGGGATGAAATTGTTCTAAAACACCATGAAGACATGATTGTAGAGGAATGTGGATGTTATTAA
- the nodal5.2.L gene encoding nodal homolog 5, gene 2 L homeolog precursor has translation MAVLGFILSLTILSLGHGMPTLLHSKEATFPLQGSTHRLEPSPVLHGKRLPHDMKYPVYMMHMYQNLMSGKFKDLSIQGEPALLESDTVLSLIAKGCTQVDNRWTLSFDMSSVSISSELRLAELRIHLPSFQRFQNVTLDIYHTKRNVERLFLGSVTIDSIVTPGSSWKVFNLTQMLHRYLYHKERISSDEYTDLLATSHEEQKCNGLLAERIMLVVFSTDRPSSKLTGSPSLIETVESSKYVTTEADTRETGKRRHRRNHYDQNSIIRSGFHSRPVGDDKTLCKRVDMIVDFEKIGWGDLIIYPKRFNAYRCEGSCPIPLDENFKPTNHAYIKSLVNFFNPKRVACPSCVPVKMRPLSMLMYEGDEIVLKHHEDMIVEECGCY, from the exons ATGGCTGTGCTAGGCTTTATCTTATCTCTCACAATCCTTTCACTAGGGCATGGGATGCCCACTCTTCTTCACTCAAAGGAGGCCACATTTCCTTTACAAGGATCTACACACAGACTGGAACCTTCACCTGTACTTCATGGAAAAAGACTCCCCCATGATATGAAATATCCAGTCTACATGATGCACATGTACCAGAATCTCATGTCAGGGAAATTTAAAGATTTGTCCATTCAGGGAGAACCTGCTCTTCTGGAATCTGACACAGTTTTGAGCCTCATTGCAAAAG GATGCACCCAAGTGGATAACCGGTGGACATTATCTTTCGACATGTCTTCGGTCTCCATTAGCAGTGAGTTAAGGCTGGCGGAGCTGAGAATTCACTTGCCTTCCTTTCAGAGGTTCCAGAATGTGACACTAGATATCTACCACACCAAGAGAAATGTGGAGAGACTATTCCTAGGGTCGGTCACCATAGATTCCATTGTTACTCCAGGTTCCTCCTGGAAAGTCTTTAACCTGACACAGATGCTGCACCGCTACCTCTATCATAAAGAAAGAATCTCCAGTGATGAATACACCGATCTACTGGCAACTTCACATGAAGAACAGAAATGCAATGGTCTCCTAGCTGAAAGAATCATGTTGGTGGTATTTTCTACAGATAGACCCTCTTCCAAACTCACTGGCTCCCCAAGCCTCATTGAAACAGTTGAGTCCTCAAAGTATGTCACAACAGAGGCAGACACCAGAGAAACAGGCAAGAGACGACACAGGAGGAATCATTATGACCAGAACAGCATCATAAGAAGCGGCTTTCATTCTCGGCCTGTGGGAGATGATAAAACCCTGTGTAAGAGAGTAGACATGATTGTGGACTTTGAGAAAATTGGTTGGGGAGACCTGATTATTTACCCCAAGAGATTCAATGCTTATCGATGTGAAGGATCCTGCCCGATTCCACTGGATGAGAACTTCAAGCCAACAAACCACGCCTACATTAAA AGTTTGGTTAACTTCTTCAATCCTAAAAGAGTAGCATGTCCATCATGTGTACCAGTGAAGATGAGGCCTCTGTCAATGCTCATGTATGAAGGGGATGAAATTGTTCTGAAACACCATGAAGACATGATTGTAGAGGAATGTGGATGTTATTAA
- the nodal5.L gene encoding nodal homolog 5 L homeolog precursor (The RefSeq protein has 9 substitutions compared to this genomic sequence), which yields MAVLGFILSLTILSLGHGMPTLLHSKEVRFPLQGFTQRLKASLVHHGKRLPHDMKYPVYMMHMYQNLMSGKFKDLSIQGEPALLESDTVLSLIAKGCTQVDNRWTLLFDMSSVSISSELRLAELRIHLPSFQRFQNVTLDIYHTKRNVERLFLGSVTIDSLVTPGSSWKVFNLTQMLHRYLYHKERISSDEYTDLLATSHEEQKCNGLLAERIMLVVFSTDRLSSKLTGSPSLIETVESSKYIITEADTRDTGRRRHRRNHFDQNSIIRSGFHSRPVGDDKTLCKRVDMIVDFEKIGWGDLIIYPKRFNAYRCEGSCPIPLDENFKPTNHAYIKSLVNFFNPKRVECPSCVPVKMRPLSMLMYEGDEIVLKHHEDMIVEECGCY from the exons ATGGCTGTACTAGGCTTTATCTTATCTCTCACAATCCTTTCACTAGGGCATGGGATGCCCACTCTTCTTCACTCAAAGGAGGTGAGATTTCCTTTACAAGGATCTACCCAGAGACTGAAAGCTTCACTTGTCCATCATGGAAAAAGACTCCCCCATGATATGAAATATCCAGTCTACATGATGCACATGTACCAGAATCTCATGTCAGGGAAATTTAAAGATTTGTCCATTCAGGGAGAACCTGCTCTTCTGGAATCTGACACAGTTTTGAGCCTCATTGCAAAAG GATGCACCCAAGTGGATAACCGGTGGACATTATCGTTTGACATGTCTTCAGTCTCCATTAGCAGTGAGTTAAGGCTGGCGGAGCTGAGAATTCACTTGCCTTCCTTTCAGAGGTTCCAGAATGTGACACTAGATATCTACCACACCAAGAGAAATGTGGAGAGACTATTCCTAGGGTCGGTCACCATAGATTCCCTTGTTACTCCGGGCTCCTCCTGGAAAGTCTTTAACCTGACACAGATGCTGCACCGCTACCTCTATCATAAAGAAAGAATCTCCAGTGATGAATACACAGATCTACTGGCAACTTCACATGAAGAACAGAAATGCAATGGTCTCCTAGCTGAAAGAATCATGTTGGTGGTATTTTCTACAGATAGACCCTCTTCCAAACTCACTGGCTCCCCAAGTCTCATTGAAACAGTTGAGTCCTCAAAGTATATCATAACAGAGGCAGACACCAGAGAAACAGGCAGGAGGCGACACAGGAGGAATCATTATGACCAGAACAGCATTATAAGAAGCGGCTTTCATTCTCGGCCTGTGGGAGATGATAAAACCCTGTGTAAGAGAGTAGACATGATTGTGGACTTTGAGAAAGTTGGTTGGGGAGACCTGATTATTTACCCCAAGAGATTCAATGCTTATCGATGTGAAGGATCCTGCCCGATTCCACTGGATGAGAACTTCAAGCCAACAAACCACGCCTACATTAAG agtttGGTTAACTTCTTTGATCCTAAAAGAGTAGCATGTCCATCATGTGTACCAGTGAAGATGAGGCCTCTGTCAATGCTCATGTACGAAGGGGATGGAATTGTTCTGAAACACCATGAAGACATGATTGTAGAGGAATGTGGATGTTATTAA
- the nodal5.L gene encoding nodal homolog 5 L homeolog isoform X1: protein MAVLGFILSLTILSLGHGMPTLLHSKEVRFPLQGSTQRLKASLVHHGKRLPHDMKYPVYMMHMYQNLMSGKFKDLSIQGEPALLESDTVLSLIAKGCTQVDNRWTLSFDMSSVSISSELRLAELRIHLPSFQRFQNVTLDIYHTKRNVERLFLGSVTIDSLVTPGSSWKVFNLTQMLHRYLYHKERISSDEYTDLLATSHEEQKCNGLLAERIMLVVFSTDRPSSKLTGSPSLIETVESSKYIITEADTRETGRRRHRRNHYDQNSIIRSGFHSRPVGDDKTLCKRVDMIVDFEKVGWGDLIIYPKRFNAYRCEGSCPIPLDENFKPTNHAYIKSLVNFFNPKRVACPSCVPVKMRPLSMLMYEGDGIVLKHHEDMIVEECGCY, encoded by the exons ATGGCTGTACTAGGCTTTATCTTATCTCTCACAATCCTTTCACTAGGGCATGGGATGCCCACTCTTCTTCACTCAAAGGAGGTGAGATTTCCTTTACAAGGATCTACCCAGAGACTGAAAGCTTCACTTGTCCATCATGGAAAAAGACTCCCCCATGATATGAAATATCCAGTCTACATGATGCACATGTACCAGAATCTCATGTCAGGGAAATTTAAAGATTTGTCCATTCAGGGAGAACCTGCTCTTCTGGAATCTGACACAGTTTTGAGCCTCATTGCAAAAG GATGCACCCAAGTGGATAACCGGTGGACATTATCGTTTGACATGTCTTCAGTCTCCATTAGCAGTGAGTTAAGGCTGGCGGAGCTGAGAATTCACTTGCCTTCCTTTCAGAGGTTCCAGAATGTGACACTAGATATCTACCACACCAAGAGAAATGTGGAGAGACTATTCCTAGGGTCGGTCACCATAGATTCCCTTGTTACTCCGGGCTCCTCCTGGAAAGTCTTTAACCTGACACAGATGCTGCACCGCTACCTCTATCATAAAGAAAGAATCTCCAGTGATGAATACACAGATCTACTGGCAACTTCACATGAAGAACAGAAATGCAATGGTCTCCTAGCTGAAAGAATCATGTTGGTGGTATTTTCTACAGATAGACCCTCTTCCAAACTCACTGGCTCCCCAAGTCTCATTGAAACAGTTGAGTCCTCAAAGTATATCATAACAGAGGCAGACACCAGAGAAACAGGCAGGAGGCGACACAGGAGGAATCATTATGACCAGAACAGCATTATAAGAAGCGGCTTTCATTCTCGGCCTGTGGGAGATGATAAAACCCTGTGTAAGAGAGTAGACATGATTGTGGACTTTGAGAAAGTTGGTTGGGGAGACCTGATTATTTACCCCAAGAGATTCAATGCTTATCGATGTGAAGGATCCTGCCCGATTCCACTGGATGAGAACTTCAAGCCAACAAACCACGCCTACATTAAG agtttGGTTAACTTCTTCAATCCTAAAAGAGTAGCATGTCCATCATGTGTACCAGTGAAGATGAGGCCTCTGTCAATGCTCATGTACGAAGGGGATGGAATTGTTCTGAAACACCATGAAGACATGATTGTAGAGGAATGTGGATGTTATTAA